The proteins below are encoded in one region of Phycisphaerae bacterium:
- a CDS encoding Gfo/Idh/MocA family oxidoreductase, with protein MSDAKRISRREVLTGGAAVAAGAIGFPTIIPSHVLAAPGREGANDRIGIGIIGPGRQGSAVLADAAKRGRVVAVADVNLPRAQACASKHNAKAFQDYRKMLELKEVDAVIVATPDHWRVLCCIHAAQAGKDMYAEKCLTLTIREGRVLVDAIRKYKRVFQTGSQQRSMAANRLGCELVRNGHIGKVHTVIGANYPSPWECAMRAKPILEGLDWDTWCGPVEPVPFHNDLYAPRANPGWLSFRQFSGGEMTGWGSHGLDQIQWALGMDESGPVEVWVEGPKFDPPTYTDAGPRAVGEARCKQPMIFYRYENGTVVRLDNGPEGGAVFIGDRGKITIDRAKVKSDPVEIVKEPAKENELHLYRSDDHMRNWFECMKSRRPCVADVETGHRSSTVCHLGNIARWLNRKLKWDPARETFAGDEEANAYLDRKRRQGYELPEKV; from the coding sequence ATGAGCGATGCCAAGCGTATCTCGCGGCGAGAAGTGTTGACGGGTGGGGCGGCGGTTGCGGCCGGCGCGATCGGCTTCCCGACGATCATCCCTTCGCATGTCCTGGCGGCGCCGGGCCGGGAAGGAGCGAACGACCGCATCGGCATCGGGATTATCGGCCCCGGCCGGCAGGGCTCGGCCGTTCTGGCGGACGCCGCGAAACGGGGTCGCGTGGTCGCGGTGGCGGACGTCAACCTACCGAGGGCTCAGGCCTGCGCCAGCAAGCACAACGCCAAGGCCTTCCAGGATTACCGCAAGATGCTCGAGCTCAAGGAGGTGGATGCGGTGATCGTGGCGACGCCCGACCACTGGCGGGTGCTGTGCTGCATTCACGCGGCCCAGGCAGGCAAGGACATGTACGCGGAGAAGTGCCTCACGCTGACGATTCGTGAAGGCCGCGTGCTGGTCGATGCGATCCGCAAGTACAAGCGTGTGTTCCAGACCGGCAGCCAGCAGCGGTCGATGGCCGCCAACCGGCTGGGCTGCGAGCTGGTGCGTAACGGGCACATCGGCAAGGTACACACGGTCATTGGCGCCAACTACCCCAGTCCGTGGGAGTGTGCCATGCGGGCCAAGCCGATCCTGGAGGGTCTGGACTGGGACACGTGGTGCGGGCCGGTCGAGCCGGTGCCATTCCACAACGACCTCTATGCCCCTCGGGCGAACCCCGGCTGGCTCTCATTCCGACAGTTCAGCGGCGGAGAGATGACCGGCTGGGGCAGCCACGGGCTGGATCAGATCCAATGGGCGCTGGGAATGGACGAGTCGGGACCGGTCGAAGTGTGGGTGGAGGGACCGAAGTTTGACCCGCCAACTTACACCGATGCGGGTCCGCGGGCGGTGGGCGAGGCTCGCTGCAAGCAGCCGATGATCTTCTACCGGTACGAGAACGGCACGGTCGTCAGGCTGGACAACGGCCCCGAGGGTGGTGCGGTTTTCATCGGCGACAGGGGCAAGATCACCATCGACCGGGCCAAGGTCAAATCCGACCCGGTCGAGATCGTGAAGGAGCCGGCGAAGGAGAACGAGCTCCATCTCTATCGCAGCGACGACCACATGCGCAACTGGTTTGAGTGCATGAAGTCGAGGAGGCCGTGCGTGGCCGATGTCGAGACCGGCCATCGGAGCTCCACCGTGTGCCATCTGGGTAATATCGCTCGCTGGCTCAACCGGAAGCTCAAGTGGGATCCGGCCAGGGAAACGTTCGCCGGCGACGAAGAGGCCAATGCCTACCTGGACCGCAAGCGGCGCCAAGGGTACGAGCTTCCCGAGAAGGTCTAG
- a CDS encoding DUF1080 domain-containing protein, producing the protein MTPRRTFVWAAAVGALAAVAPAQEAAITIHADQVRHRVSRYLTGACIEDVNHEIYGGIDSQMVFGESFQEASPSPELRGFRAYGGRWQPDGGELHAAGGDGPKLIADVPALADGEVRIQVLLPDSRDGNAGLIVKVRSPGNGADKFTGYEISLESSGQLVLGRHRQNWEPIGRVPCEVPVNQWVTLAVRMVKQRLEVLVDGKEVMRYDDNDYPLESGAVGLRTWQREARFRSLAVTLDGQARNLPFERVAEDAWRDNVSGMWRAMRRGTATGGFALEPREAFLGRQSQRITLTGGDGEIGIENQGLNRWGMSFVAGKPYEGWVWARAAKPAELSVALESREGDRVHAEARAMVASDKWQKIEFGLTPAATEKTGRFALKLKQPGSVVVGYALLQPGPWGRFKNLPTRKDVAEGLIDQGITVLRQGGGMVNHAEYRWKKMIGPRDHRPPYQGFWYPHSSNGWGIPDFLNFCEAAGFLGIPDVNMGETPQDMADFIEYVNGPADSEWGGKRAADGHPAPYRLRYLQLGNEEKVNEDYWEKFRPMAEAIWAKDPDIILVVGDFCYGHPIVDPFHITGAAGGITTLATQQKILRLAKQHNREVWFDVHISTEGPRPDWGGTISYIDALARIADGAKHRVVIFEFNAGNHSQRRALANAMAINAIERDGRIPIATSANCLQPDGQNDNGWNQGLLFLNPSQVWLQPPGYVTRMISRNYQPMLVASEVHSPGEVLDVSAKRSADGKTLVIQVVNPGDQPVPTALRWSGFTPAQPAAAVEVLAGPLDAVNTAASTRSIVPAQSPWTHHDGRYTFAPRSFTVIRFN; encoded by the coding sequence ATGACACCCCGAAGGACCTTCGTCTGGGCGGCGGCAGTGGGCGCTCTCGCGGCGGTGGCCCCGGCCCAGGAAGCGGCCATCACCATCCATGCCGACCAGGTTCGACATCGCGTGTCGCGCTACCTGACCGGTGCATGCATCGAGGACGTCAATCACGAGATCTACGGCGGAATCGACAGCCAGATGGTCTTCGGTGAGAGCTTCCAGGAAGCTTCACCCTCTCCAGAGTTACGGGGTTTCAGAGCGTACGGCGGCCGCTGGCAGCCAGACGGCGGTGAACTGCACGCCGCGGGCGGCGACGGGCCCAAGCTCATCGCCGACGTCCCCGCCTTGGCCGACGGCGAGGTCAGAATCCAGGTGCTCCTCCCCGACTCGAGGGACGGCAACGCAGGATTGATCGTCAAGGTACGCAGCCCCGGCAACGGCGCGGACAAGTTCACCGGCTACGAGATCTCCCTCGAATCTTCGGGACAGCTGGTCCTTGGTCGCCACCGGCAGAACTGGGAACCCATCGGCAGGGTGCCCTGCGAGGTGCCGGTTAATCAGTGGGTCACGCTCGCCGTACGCATGGTGAAGCAGCGCCTGGAAGTGCTGGTCGACGGCAAGGAGGTCATGCGATACGACGACAACGACTACCCGCTGGAAAGCGGGGCGGTGGGCCTGCGAACCTGGCAGCGCGAGGCGAGATTCCGCAGCCTCGCGGTTACCCTGGATGGGCAAGCTCGGAACTTGCCGTTTGAGCGCGTCGCCGAAGATGCCTGGCGCGACAACGTCAGCGGCATGTGGCGAGCCATGCGACGCGGCACGGCGACCGGCGGGTTCGCCCTCGAGCCCCGCGAAGCCTTCCTTGGACGCCAGAGCCAGCGAATCACCCTGACCGGAGGCGATGGCGAAATCGGCATCGAGAACCAGGGCCTCAACCGCTGGGGCATGTCCTTTGTTGCGGGCAAGCCGTACGAGGGTTGGGTGTGGGCGCGTGCGGCCAAGCCGGCGGAGTTGTCCGTAGCCCTGGAAAGCCGGGAGGGCGACCGTGTCCATGCGGAAGCGAGAGCGATGGTCGCGAGCGACAAGTGGCAGAAGATCGAGTTCGGGCTGACACCCGCCGCGACCGAGAAGACCGGACGGTTCGCACTCAAACTCAAGCAGCCGGGGTCCGTGGTCGTGGGCTACGCCTTGCTGCAACCCGGTCCCTGGGGCCGATTCAAGAATCTGCCTACACGCAAGGATGTCGCCGAGGGCCTCATCGACCAGGGCATTACCGTCCTCCGGCAGGGGGGGGGTATGGTCAACCACGCCGAGTATCGCTGGAAGAAGATGATCGGCCCTCGCGACCACCGGCCACCGTATCAGGGCTTCTGGTATCCGCATTCCTCCAACGGTTGGGGCATCCCTGACTTCCTGAACTTCTGCGAGGCGGCCGGTTTCCTGGGCATCCCCGACGTGAACATGGGCGAGACGCCGCAGGACATGGCCGATTTCATCGAGTACGTCAACGGCCCGGCTGACAGCGAGTGGGGCGGCAAGCGCGCCGCCGACGGCCATCCCGCTCCGTACCGCCTGAGATACCTCCAGCTCGGCAACGAAGAGAAAGTCAACGAAGACTACTGGGAGAAGTTCAGACCCATGGCCGAGGCGATCTGGGCCAAGGATCCGGACATCATTCTCGTTGTGGGGGACTTCTGCTACGGCCACCCAATCGTCGATCCGTTCCACATCACGGGTGCGGCCGGCGGCATCACCACCTTGGCAACCCAGCAGAAGATCCTGCGGCTCGCCAAGCAGCACAACCGCGAGGTGTGGTTCGACGTCCACATCAGCACGGAAGGCCCGCGGCCCGACTGGGGGGGGACCATTTCCTACATTGATGCCTTGGCTCGCATCGCCGATGGAGCCAAGCATCGGGTCGTGATTTTTGAGTTCAACGCCGGCAACCACTCGCAACGCCGAGCACTCGCCAACGCGATGGCCATCAACGCCATCGAGCGCGACGGCCGGATTCCCATCGCCACGTCGGCCAACTGCCTCCAGCCCGACGGTCAGAACGACAACGGCTGGAACCAGGGCCTGCTCTTCCTGAACCCCTCTCAGGTCTGGCTGCAGCCGCCGGGATACGTAACCCGAATGATTTCCCGCAATTACCAGCCCATGCTGGTCGCGAGCGAAGTGCACAGTCCCGGCGAGGTACTCGATGTCAGTGCGAAGCGCAGCGCGGACGGCAAGACGCTAGTTATCCAGGTGGTCAATCCCGGCGATCAGCCCGTGCCGACCGCCCTGCGCTGGAGCGGATTCACGCCTGCCCAGCCGGCCGCGGCCGTGGAGGTCCTGGCCGGACCCCTGGACGCCGTCAACACCGCGGCGAGCACGCGGAGTATCGTCCCTGCCCAGAGTCCCTGGACTCACCACGATGGGCGCTACACGTTCGCGCCGCGGTCGTTTACAGTGATACGCTTTAACTGA
- a CDS encoding HD domain-containing protein — MSDNRLRRHIAIVAARLMYERSEKEYFTAKRKAAAQLGVNFVRHPQELPSNREIRDQVQIMARMIEGDNRLRKLQDMRVTALRLMRLLAAFNPRLIGSTLTGHIRKGSDIDIHVFSNETGAITDVLDTYGHEYEVEHKRVIKHNNERMFTHIHVAGIYTSELTIYTRDLANYTFKSSITGTAIERASIAELEQLIAREHPGADTSEEAETIGAVDPLLIWSLLLAPLEGVGQDPRHHPEGDALYHSLQAFKLAREEVPYDQELITAALLHDVGKAIDPHDHVSAGLEALEGTLTEREEYLIGHHMAALEYGDPTLGARARAALEASEWFDDLMTLRDVDDRARRTGVEVCTVEEALAFLKTMDEESRM, encoded by the coding sequence ATGTCCGACAACCGTCTCCGGCGTCACATCGCCATCGTGGCTGCTCGGCTCATGTACGAGCGGTCCGAGAAAGAGTACTTCACCGCCAAGCGCAAGGCCGCGGCACAGCTGGGCGTGAACTTCGTCCGCCATCCGCAGGAGCTGCCCTCCAACCGTGAGATCCGCGACCAGGTCCAGATCATGGCCCGGATGATCGAGGGCGACAACCGGCTGCGCAAGCTGCAGGATATGCGGGTCACGGCCCTGCGGCTCATGAGGCTGCTGGCCGCGTTCAATCCCCGGCTGATCGGCAGCACGCTCACCGGGCACATCCGCAAGGGCTCGGATATCGATATCCACGTATTTAGCAACGAGACAGGGGCGATCACGGACGTGCTGGACACTTACGGCCACGAGTACGAGGTCGAGCACAAGCGGGTGATCAAGCACAACAACGAGCGGATGTTCACCCACATTCACGTAGCGGGCATTTACACCTCCGAGCTCACCATTTACACCCGCGATCTGGCGAACTACACGTTCAAGAGCTCGATTACCGGGACGGCCATCGAGCGGGCGTCTATCGCGGAGCTCGAACAGCTCATCGCCCGTGAGCATCCGGGTGCCGACACCAGCGAGGAAGCGGAAACGATCGGGGCGGTCGATCCGCTGCTCATCTGGTCGCTGCTGCTCGCGCCCCTGGAGGGCGTCGGGCAGGACCCGCGTCATCATCCCGAGGGCGACGCCCTGTACCATTCGCTGCAGGCCTTTAAGCTGGCCCGCGAGGAGGTGCCGTACGACCAGGAGCTGATCACCGCCGCCCTGCTGCACGACGTGGGCAAGGCCATTGACCCGCACGACCACGTGTCCGCAGGGCTGGAGGCGCTCGAGGGCACGTTGACCGAGCGCGAGGAGTATCTCATTGGCCATCACATGGCGGCGCTGGAGTACGGCGATCCTACCCTTGGGGCCAGGGCCCGGGCCGCGCTCGAAGCCTCCGAGTGGTTCGACGATCTCATGACGCTGCGCGACGTCGACGACCGAGCTCGTCGCACCGGGGTAGAGGTGTGTACCGTCGAGGAGGCCCTGGCGTTCCTCAAGACGATGGATGAGGAGAGCCGCATGTAG
- a CDS encoding aldo/keto reductase, producing the protein METAPADEAPSGNAPTLPRREYGQTGIKLSVVGFGGLVVSSMEQKHANRLVAEAVERGVNYFDVAPTYGNAEEVLGPALEPHRKKVFLACKTTQRGRDGAAAELDRSLKRMRTDHFDLYQLHAITDVAKDVDAAFAKGGAMEVFSEARKSGRLRHLGFSAHSIAAAVAAMDRYDFDSVLFPVNFASFLKNDWGPKILQKAQAKGVARLALKALARQKWPKDAPDRSRYSRCWYQPLTDHREAELGLRFTLSQPVTSAVSAGEEVLLKMMIELAMNFRPIGGGEEAELRTLAAKLTPVFPST; encoded by the coding sequence ATGGAAACCGCCCCCGCCGACGAGGCCCCCTCGGGCAACGCCCCGACGCTCCCCCGACGGGAGTATGGCCAAACCGGCATCAAGCTGTCGGTGGTGGGCTTCGGCGGCCTGGTCGTCTCGAGCATGGAACAGAAGCACGCCAACCGACTGGTGGCCGAGGCCGTGGAACGTGGGGTCAACTACTTCGACGTGGCCCCAACCTACGGCAACGCGGAGGAGGTGCTCGGCCCGGCCCTTGAACCACACCGCAAGAAGGTCTTCCTCGCCTGCAAGACCACGCAGCGCGGCCGCGACGGGGCGGCCGCGGAACTCGATCGATCGCTGAAACGGATGCGGACCGACCATTTTGACCTGTACCAGCTGCACGCGATCACCGACGTCGCCAAGGACGTGGACGCGGCCTTCGCCAAGGGCGGGGCGATGGAGGTCTTCAGCGAAGCGAGAAAATCTGGTCGGCTTCGGCATTTGGGCTTCTCCGCCCACTCGATCGCGGCGGCGGTGGCGGCCATGGACCGCTACGACTTCGATTCCGTCCTGTTTCCGGTCAACTTCGCCAGCTTCCTGAAGAACGACTGGGGGCCCAAGATCCTTCAGAAGGCCCAGGCCAAAGGTGTCGCCAGGCTGGCCCTCAAGGCCCTGGCTCGTCAGAAGTGGCCCAAGGACGCCCCCGATCGTTCCAGGTACAGCCGATGCTGGTATCAACCTCTCACCGATCACCGCGAGGCGGAACTGGGCCTGCGGTTCACGTTGAGCCAGCCGGTCACGTCGGCCGTCTCAGCCGGCGAGGAAGTGCTCCTCAAAATGATGATCGAGCTGGCCATGAACTTCCGGCCGATCGGTGGGGGGGAGGAGGCTGAACTCAGGACCTTGGCGGCGAAACTGACGCCGGTGTTTCCCTCCACTTAG
- a CDS encoding Gfo/Idh/MocA family oxidoreductase, translated as MGSGRRWNRREVLRFGGAVVAAAAAKRRTEARGAATLPAGERITVGVIGVGGRGSSHLEALRVRGDVAVLAVADVDRGRREAAAARVAGGCASYNDYRELLIRPDIDAVVIATPDHWHALNAIDACEAGKDVYCEKPLSLTIREGRAMVKAARRTAAVFQVGSQQRSDRRFRRACELVLSGRIGKLERIVTRIGEGPVGRWSPRMDPPPGLDWNFFVGPAPWADYTPNRCFDSFRWFYDYAGGMVTDWGAHHNDIAQWGNGTSFTGPVKVEPISVEFPAKGPYETAMRFETRATYANGVVLTTTSTGNDVEFHGTDGWVKVNRDRLETSRPEMAKDPPGMGDVRLYESPGHLTDWIQCIRIRSRPLCDVEIGHRSVTACHLANIALRNGRAVQWDPEREEIINDPGLSRWLSRPYRAPWRLG; from the coding sequence ATGGGCAGCGGGAGACGGTGGAATCGTCGCGAGGTGCTGAGATTCGGTGGGGCGGTCGTGGCCGCGGCGGCGGCGAAACGGCGTACCGAGGCCAGGGGGGCGGCGACCCTGCCCGCGGGCGAGCGCATCACCGTGGGAGTCATCGGCGTCGGCGGGCGGGGGAGCAGCCACCTCGAGGCATTACGGGTCCGGGGCGACGTGGCCGTCCTCGCGGTGGCCGACGTCGACCGGGGGCGACGTGAGGCCGCGGCAGCCAGGGTGGCAGGGGGGTGCGCCAGCTACAACGACTACCGCGAGTTGCTCATCCGGCCAGATATCGATGCAGTGGTAATTGCCACCCCTGACCATTGGCACGCCCTGAACGCGATCGACGCGTGCGAGGCGGGCAAGGATGTCTACTGCGAGAAGCCGCTGTCGCTGACCATCAGGGAAGGGCGGGCAATGGTCAAGGCGGCGCGGCGGACGGCGGCCGTGTTCCAGGTCGGCTCCCAGCAGCGCTCCGACCGCCGGTTCCGCCGGGCATGTGAGCTCGTGCTCAGCGGTCGGATCGGAAAACTCGAGCGGATTGTGACTCGAATCGGCGAAGGTCCCGTCGGGCGGTGGTCTCCCAGGATGGACCCGCCACCTGGGCTGGACTGGAACTTCTTCGTCGGCCCGGCCCCGTGGGCCGACTATACCCCGAACCGATGCTTCGATTCGTTCCGGTGGTTCTATGACTATGCGGGCGGTATGGTCACCGACTGGGGCGCTCACCACAACGATATCGCCCAGTGGGGCAACGGAACCTCATTCACCGGGCCGGTCAAGGTCGAACCCATCTCGGTCGAATTTCCGGCCAAGGGACCCTACGAAACGGCCATGCGCTTCGAAACCAGGGCCACCTACGCCAATGGCGTGGTGTTGACCACAACCAGCACCGGCAACGACGTCGAATTCCATGGCACCGACGGCTGGGTCAAGGTCAATCGCGATCGACTGGAGACCAGCCGCCCGGAAATGGCCAAGGACCCGCCGGGAATGGGCGATGTGCGGCTGTATGAAAGCCCCGGCCACCTGACGGATTGGATCCAGTGCATCCGCATCCGCAGTCGCCCGCTCTGCGACGTCGAGATCGGCCACCGCTCCGTGACGGCTTGCCATTTGGCCAACATCGCCCTGCGTAACGGGCGAGCGGTGCAGTGGGATCCGGAGAGGGAAGAGATCATCAATGATCCGGGATTGAGTCGATGGCTGAGCCGACCGTATCGGGCTCCGTGGCGTTTGGGCTGA
- a CDS encoding ParB/RepB/Spo0J family partition protein — protein MPHHPPPRRLGRGLSALLSITDVTGQETPAPSPAQPADPTTASSNPLMIKVNQLRPNPRQPRQELPAEHLQALAGSIAKTGVIQPIAVRPAAPGTYEIIAGERRWRAAQMAGLTEIPAIIREATDEQMLEMALVENIYREDLNAIDRALAYKRYCDEFKIPSEEVAKRLGEDRSTVANYLRLLELPSEVKRMVIDGQLAMGHARCLLALRTPADVIRVALQCRAEGLSVRAVEKIVQDKLTARSAATSHRGSATAEKRPLIRELEEAFIRALGTKVEINESRRKGKGKLIIHYRTLEDFDRICERLRIPTGEM, from the coding sequence ATGCCCCATCACCCACCCCCTCGACGCCTCGGACGCGGCCTAAGCGCCTTGCTCTCCATCACCGATGTGACCGGACAGGAAACGCCTGCTCCAAGCCCCGCCCAACCTGCGGACCCGACCACAGCCTCCTCCAACCCTCTCATGATCAAGGTCAATCAGCTACGCCCCAATCCGCGCCAGCCCCGCCAGGAACTGCCTGCCGAGCATCTCCAGGCCTTGGCCGGCTCGATCGCCAAAACAGGCGTGATCCAGCCTATCGCCGTCCGCCCCGCCGCCCCGGGAACCTACGAGATCATCGCCGGTGAACGCCGCTGGCGGGCAGCCCAGATGGCCGGCTTGACCGAAATCCCCGCCATCATCCGCGAGGCCACCGATGAACAAATGCTCGAAATGGCCCTCGTCGAGAACATCTACCGCGAAGACCTCAACGCCATCGATCGGGCATTGGCCTACAAACGCTATTGCGATGAGTTCAAGATCCCCTCCGAGGAGGTGGCCAAACGCCTCGGCGAAGACCGGTCCACAGTAGCCAACTACCTCCGCTTGCTTGAGTTGCCATCCGAAGTTAAACGAATGGTGATCGATGGCCAACTGGCGATGGGACACGCCCGATGCCTCCTTGCCTTGCGAACACCGGCGGATGTCATCAGGGTGGCTCTACAGTGCCGCGCGGAGGGATTATCGGTCCGGGCCGTCGAGAAGATCGTCCAGGACAAACTGACCGCCCGGTCCGCCGCGACCAGTCACCGGGGATCGGCCACCGCCGAGAAACGCCCCTTGATTCGTGAACTGGAGGAAGCTTTCATCCGCGCTCTCGGAACCAAGGTCGAAATCAACGAGTCGCGCCGCAAGGGCAAAGGGAAACTGATCATTCACTATCGCACGCTCGAAGATTTCGACCGGATTTGCGAACGGCTGCGGATCCCGACCGGGGAGATGTAG